A single genomic interval of Malania oleifera isolate guangnan ecotype guangnan chromosome 13, ASM2987363v1, whole genome shotgun sequence harbors:
- the LOC131146017 gene encoding protein BASIC PENTACYSTEINE2-like codes for MEGNGDLNVRNWGFYEPTASFKGHLGLQLMSPLAEKHLLNGRNAAIMPGANRGFHHRDWGFSHSQAPIPMEHMRDAWINPREKLMGVLPGNHPNFGVAPEVPGSHTMPILQPPSSSKDDQVIQMEEASGEKDNGRSKKRSAGKAPKSPKTKKAKKASAILKDGSSSSAKGTRSVKKNVGVVINGIDMDISGIPVPVCSCTGIPQQCYRWGSGGWQSACCTTGMSVYPLPMSTKRRGARIAGRKMSLGAFKKVLERLSVDGYNFSNPIDLRTHWAKHGTNKFVTIR; via the coding sequence ATGGAAGGGAACGGTGATTTGAATGTGCGCAATTGGGGTTTTTATGAACCAACAGCATCCTTTAAGGGTCATCTAGGGTTGCAGCTCATGTCGCCTTTGGCTGAAAAGCATCTGCTTAACGGACGCAATGCTGCAATTATGCCTGGTGCAAATAGAGGTTTTCATCATAGGGACTGGGGTTTTTCGCATTCACAAGCACCTATCCCTATGGAGCACATGAGGGATGCTTGGATAAACCCGAGAGAGAAACTTATGGGTGTGTTACCTGGAAACCACCCTAATTTTGGTGTTGCACCTGAGGTTCCTGGATCTCATACTATGCCCATCCTTCAACCTCCCAGTTCATCAAAGGATGATCAGGTGATTCAAATGGAAGAGGCAAGTGGGGAAAAAGACAATGGTCGTTCAAAGAAAAGGTCAGCAGGCAAAGCCCCAAAATCCCCAAAGACAAAAAAGGCGAAGAAAGCTTCTGCCATTTTGAAGGATGGGAGCAGTAGTTCTGCGAAAGGAACAAGGTCTGTGAAGAAAAATGTGGGAGTTGTTATAAATGGGATTGATATGGATATTTCGGGTATTCCTGTACCAGTTTGCTCATGCACTGGAATTCCTCAGCAATGTTATCGATGGGGCTCTGGAGGGTGGCAATCTGCTTGCTGCACAACAGGAATGTCAGTATATCCCTTGCCAATGAGTACCAAGAGGCGTGGGGCAAGGATAGCGGGAAGGAAAATGAGCTTGGGAGCATTTAAGAAGGTCTTGGAGAGACTTTCTGTAGacggttataatttttctaaTCCAATTGATTTGAGGACTCACTGGGCAAAACATGGTACCAACAAGTTTGTCACCATCAGGTAG
- the LOC131146018 gene encoding uncharacterized protein LOC131146018 produces the protein MAMASLSLGCPNCNILRERGAISSLGTSALQLSQSRARYIEVFVQGIFITQRSYTKETSPFPRKGSSSKISKQVMLTIPKCSSSSNSNSTKDDSAELSKASFGYTRKDVLLIGLGVAVVGVVLKSGLEFLGVDPLQAGNAVQLIIVLGLMVGWISTYIFRVSNKEMTYAQQLRDYENKVMQKRLDSLTEAELEALLEQVEEEKRRFASRKRFN, from the exons ATGGCCATGGCTTCTCTTTCCCTTGGATGCCCCAATTGCAACATTTTGCGCGAAAGGGGAGCGATTTCTTCTCTGGGTACTTCGGCTCTTCAACTTTCGCAATCCAGGGCCAGATATATTGAAGTTTTCGTGCAAG GAATATTTATAACTCAAAGGTCATATACAAAGGAAACTTCTCCTTTTCCAAGGAAAGGATCCAGCAGCAAGATATCAAAACAAGTGATGCTCACAATCCCCAAATGCAGCAGTTCCTCAAATTCTAATAGCACTAAGGATGATTCCGCTGAACTGAGCAAG GCGTCTTTTGGATACACAAGGAAAGATGTTCTGTTGATTGGCCTTGGAGTTGCAGTTGTTGGTGTAGTTCTGAAAAGTGGATTGGAG TTCCTCGGGGTTGATCCTTTACAAGCAGGGAATGCTGTTCAGCTGATCATTGTCTTGGGTCTAATGGTTGGGTGGATATCTACATACATTTTCAGAGTCTCAAACAAGGAAATGACATACGCTCAACAATTGCGTGACTATGAGAACAAAGTCATGCAG AAGCGGTTGGACAGCTTAACTGAAGCTGAGCTAGAAGCATTACTTGAGCAAGTTGAGGAAGAGAAGAGGCGCTTTGCTAGCCGGAAACGGTTTAATTGA